The following coding sequences lie in one Rutidosis leptorrhynchoides isolate AG116_Rl617_1_P2 chromosome 4, CSIRO_AGI_Rlap_v1, whole genome shotgun sequence genomic window:
- the LOC139840428 gene encoding uncharacterized mitochondrial protein AtMg00810-like: MKHLSTEFGMKHLGGLSYFLGFSAAHTETDPLLNQSKYAHEILDKADMLFCKSENTSTDTNSWLSSHAGAPYSDPMYYRSLVGALQYLTFTQPNIAYAVQQICLHMHAPFHGHMGVLNRILRYVQGTIHFHLHMYRSTSHNLRSYTDTDWAGYTDTR; the protein is encoded by the coding sequence ATGAAGCATTTGTCCACTGAGTTTGGCATGAAACATTTAGGTGGGTTGAGTTATTTCTTAGGTTTTTCTGCTGCACATACTGAGACTGATCCCCTCTTAAATCAGTCTAAATACGCCCATGAGATTCTTGATAAAGCAGATATGTTATTCTGCAAATCGGAAAATACATCGACTGACACTAACTCATGGTTGAGTTCACATGCTGGTGCACCATATTCTGATCCTATGTACTATCGAAGCCTCGTTGGTGCATTACAATACTTGACGTTTACTCAGCCTAATATCGCCTATGCCGTTCAACAAATTTGTCTTCACATGCATGCACCTTTTCATGGTCACATGGGCGTTTTAAACCGCATTCTCCGGTATGTTCAAGGAACTATCCATTTTCATTTACATATGTACCGATCCACATCTCATAATTTGAGATCTTACACCGATACGGACTGGGCAGGCTATACAGACACTCGATGA